The sequence GAGGAGTAACACAATGCCATCATTTGCTTTTTTTCAGGGAAAAACCGTACCGTTGGAGGATGCCAAAATCGGGGTAATGACCCACGCCCTTCATTATGGAACAGCTGTTTTTGAAGGTATACGTGGTAACTGGAACGAACAAGTCGGGCAGGTATACCTTTTTAGACTAAGAGAACATTACCAGCGCCTGTTAAATGGTGCCAGAATACTCAAAATGAATCCCGGCTACCTGTCGGAAGAATTATGTAATATTACTGTAGAGCTGGCAAGAAAATGTCAATTCCGTGAAGATATATATATCAGACCGCTCGCATATAAAAGTTCAGAGGCGCTGGGTGTGCGTTTACACAACCTGGAAGACGACCTGCTGATAATCATCATACCCTGGGGAGCCTATCTTGATGTGGAAAGCGCGCGTTGCGGTGTCTCTTCATGGCACCGCCCGGCAGACAATACTATGCCGCCGTCAATTAAGCTGGCTGGAATGTACATCAATAATGCTTTTGCAAAAACCAATGCCGTCGAAAACGGCTTTGACGAAGCAATTATGCTAACGCCGGATGGCCACGTGGCAGAAGGCAGCGGAGAAAATATATTTATTTTCACAAACGGAAAATTAGTGACGCCGCCAATCAGCAATAATATTCTCCCTGGAATAACCAGGGATTCCATTATCACACTTGCCCGCGAAGAATTCGGCATTGAAACAATTGAACGCTCAATAGACCGGGTCGAGCTGTATAACGCCGATGAATGCTTTCTGACTGGTACTGCAGCACATCTGACACCGGTGTCTGAAGTAGATAACTATACAATCGGTTCAAATGCCGTCGGGCCATTAACCGCTAAGCTAAGAGATATTTATTTCGATGTTATTCGAGGGAAAATCCCCGGGTATATACACTGGTGCACCCCGGTATTCCCTGAATAAACCTTTCAAAGCTTACAACATATGGTTGATTTGATTTGCGCAATGGCATGCTTAACGGATTTCCTGCCCATAGCCTGCCCGGCGATCATCTTTTACCCAGAATGGCATTTGCCAAATAAACGGTGAACACAGAACGGCCGATTGTGTTTAAAATTGTGCTTGCTGGCTAACAGCCTCATGGCAAAGCAGGCATATCTCGAAAAGTGCACCTGCCAGAATGATTAACCTTGGGGATTTTTATCCGAACTAATGCTCTTTAGAAGACACAGAACCTTGGCAGCTTCTTCTAAAACAGTAGTGAAACTAAAAGCTTCTTCCAATAACTGGCCAATGGAAAAACTGCCATGCCCATATAGCATGACAACCCTTCTATCCTTAAGCTCGCGGGCAACTTCCTCATCCAGACACCCTGGTTTAAGGTTTTGCCCCCAACCGAGCACGGGGACTTTCCCGATAACATCATACCATTCATCCTTGGGTACAATTTCATGTTCGGCAATGGAAAAGGCGGTAGCATATGGGGGGTGAGCATGGACGATTGCCTGGGCATTGGTAGACTGGTAAATAGCCCGGTGAACCGGTAATTCAGACGAGGCTAAAGGCGTGTTACGATCGTTCCTGCTAATACCGGTCTCAATCAGGTCCTGCTCAGTAAGACAACCGAGCATTGAACCCCGACGGGTAATTACCATACGTTCACCGAATCGAACGGACAGGTTACCGGAATGCGAAGTAACCAAGCCTCTTGAGCTGAGCTCTCGGCCGATGGTTTGGAACTGGTCTAGCAGCATAGAAACCCCTCCCCCAGAGCTTTTTACACCGTTAGTGTATACCCAGTTCAGCAAAAAAGGCAAATTGTCTGTTGTAGTACTCTATGCACGTCAGCTATAATTTGTAACCATCGCAGTAATGCACGGAATTAAAAGCCTCTGCGGAACGATAATTGCAGGTATTAGATAAAAACCATTGATAAATGCAATAACTGCATATATGAATAATAAGGAGGTCTAACAACCGTGGAGAAAACCATATCAGTGATACCCGGTGCGTATCGCCCCAAATCATTTGGCAGAAAAGATTCATTTACAATTATTTGTACCAATGAAAGAACCATCTTAGCGCAATTTACAAGCCAAATGATGAAGACTGCGGTGAAAGAGGCTCGCGATAAGGCAAAGGAAGAAGGGAAGGGCTTTTTTGGTCAGTGGGGCGCACAAATGACTTCAACATCAAACTACCACCAAAGGTACTGGGAGATGAGCCCAGCAGATATACTCACTGAAACTGAGGGGAATTTTGACCTTCCTCACCCCCAACTCGATAGATTAAAGGCTAAGAAGAAGGTTGAGCACGACGAAGATTCATTCGAAGTAAAAACTGAACTGCAGTTTGAAACCGCCAGGGATAAATACAAGTTTATGATCGACAGTTATTCAAAGGAATTTATAGAAGAATTACGTAAGATTTACGCAGACAAAGTACAGACATAAATAGCCATTTTTCAGTACGGCCTTATTTTTCGTCCCCGGCTTAGACACGGTAGCCATGTGGCTCAACATGGATAGTGACGTGGGAATTGGGTAGATGGTCTTCAATCTGGACTTCAAGTTGATTGCATATTTCATGCGCGCGTGAAACAGTATACTCTGGAGGCACTTCTACGTGTACATCAATATGCCTTTCGCTGCCCGCCTTCCGGGTTCGCAGCGCATGAAAACTGATAACATCACCACAGTTTTCCAGAGATTTTTTTATCATTTCCTCTTCATGCGGCGGCAAACGTCTGTCCATTAGATTGCTGATTGATTTGCTGATAGTAATAACTGACGTTCGAAAGATTAATAGCGATACTGCCAGTGCTACGATTACATCGAAGATGTAATTATCAGTAACAGCAACAATGCCCAATCCGACCAGCACCCCTAAAGAGCTTAGTGAATCAGCCAACAAGTCATGACTGGTGGCTTCCAGGGCAGCTGAATCTGTATCTCTGGCAATCCTTAGGACATATAAGGCAACCACCAAGTTGATCAGAATGGCACCTATAGTGATGTAAATACCAGCAGTTACCATTTGTATTTGAGCAGCGGAAACTAGCCGGACAATGGCTTCATAAGCAATAAAACAAGCCGCCAGAAAAATGAATACCCCGATAATGGCTCCAGCCAGATTTTCAGCTTTTCCATGCCCGAATGCATGCCCCTTATCTGCTGGCTTGGCGGCAATCTTTATACCCGCCAGTCCGATCGCAGCACCGGATAAGTCGATAATACTATGGATAGCATCAGCGCGAAGCCCAATGCTTCCTGTAACAAGACTGCCAACTATCTTCATGACAATTAAAGTGGCAGTAGCTGCAATCGCGACAATACTGCCGCCTTCCTTACTGCGGAAAAAGCTGGGTTTTTCAGATAATGGTTTTTCCTTCATTCCTTAGACCTCCGCTAGCAGCAAAGGTAAATGATTGCAGGTGATTCGTGCTGGTTAGCTCTCTGGTGGTTGACACAAACTTTTAAACGGATTTTATATACCAGAGGATTCTAATTGCTTATATCACTAAAGTCAATGTGAGTGTTGCGCCTGCCAAACCCAATTGCTACAATTAACTCTCAATAGTAGCATTACATTGAACTTGGCAACAATCCTTACGGAGGAGTAGATGGTACCTGATTACAATCCGCTGATAATTGAGCCTAAATGGCAAAAAAAATGGGATGAGGACAAGCTATACAAAGTAACCGAGGATCCTTCCAAACCAGAGTGGTATGCTCTTACGATGTTTCCTTATACTTCAGGCGACCTCCATATCGGCCATT comes from Dehalococcoidales bacterium and encodes:
- a CDS encoding cation diffusion facilitator family transporter, producing MKEKPLSEKPSFFRSKEGGSIVAIAATATLIVMKIVGSLVTGSIGLRADAIHSIIDLSGAAIGLAGIKIAAKPADKGHAFGHGKAENLAGAIIGVFIFLAACFIAYEAIVRLVSAAQIQMVTAGIYITIGAILINLVVALYVLRIARDTDSAALEATSHDLLADSLSSLGVLVGLGIVAVTDNYIFDVIVALAVSLLIFRTSVITISKSISNLMDRRLPPHEEEMIKKSLENCGDVISFHALRTRKAGSERHIDVHVEVPPEYTVSRAHEICNQLEVQIEDHLPNSHVTIHVEPHGYRV
- a CDS encoding aldolase, giving the protein MLLDQFQTIGRELSSRGLVTSHSGNLSVRFGERMVITRRGSMLGCLTEQDLIETGISRNDRNTPLASSELPVHRAIYQSTNAQAIVHAHPPYATAFSIAEHEIVPKDEWYDVIGKVPVLGWGQNLKPGCLDEEVARELKDRRVVMLYGHGSFSIGQLLEEAFSFTTVLEEAAKVLCLLKSISSDKNPQG
- a CDS encoding branched-chain amino acid transaminase codes for the protein MPSFAFFQGKTVPLEDAKIGVMTHALHYGTAVFEGIRGNWNEQVGQVYLFRLREHYQRLLNGARILKMNPGYLSEELCNITVELARKCQFREDIYIRPLAYKSSEALGVRLHNLEDDLLIIIIPWGAYLDVESARCGVSSWHRPADNTMPPSIKLAGMYINNAFAKTNAVENGFDEAIMLTPDGHVAEGSGENIFIFTNGKLVTPPISNNILPGITRDSIITLAREEFGIETIERSIDRVELYNADECFLTGTAAHLTPVSEVDNYTIGSNAVGPLTAKLRDIYFDVIRGKIPGYIHWCTPVFPE